GCCTGTCCACCgaggctgcccccaccccccaccccatctgtcTGACCAACCTGTGCTTCCTCGCTGGGCTGTGCCGGGGCGTTTCTCCCGCTGCCGCAGCGCCTCCAAGCCCCCCAGGTCAGGCGGGTGGCAGTGCCCTCGCATCACCGTCACCCGCCGGCCCTGGGTGATGGCGCGGCTGCGGCAGCCCATGCGGGCCTGGTCCCGGCACGTCCAGTACACCTTCTCCCCGGCTGCCTTCTCCCGCCGGTAGAGGAAGGACTCGTACACCAGGAAGCTGCCCCCCAGAGGGGTCCTCAGGAACTCGGGGCCTCCTGGGGAGAGATGGGAGCGTGGGTAGGTGGGGGGACCCTGGGACAGAAGCTGGTGTCGCCCCCTCCCGCCTCCTGGAACCTCGGGGAGCAAGACTGGAGGGAGGTCCGGTCCAGCAGGTGTGGGCTCACCCGGGTCCTCGTCCTTGTCCTCCTCGCCCTGGGGCTCGGCCGGGAGCTCCTCGTCGTTGGCCATCAGGCGCTTCCTGGGCCGGGGCCTGGTGAGAGTCAGGGGCCCGGGCCCTCTGCGGTAGAGCAGGCTGTCCACGCCTTGGAGCGGCTTGTCCTCTGGGCCCCCGGGGCCGCCCGGCTGGGCCCGCAGCGCCGCCATGGCCCGCTCCTGCTGCCGCCGGGCCTTCAGCCCTTCCAGGTCGGGCGCGTGGCAATGGCCCCGCATCACTGTCACCCGCCGGCCCTGGGTGATGGCACGGCTGCGGCAGCCGTGCTGCGTGTGGTCGCGGCACGTCCAGTACACCTTGTCCCCCACGGCTTTCTCCCGCTTGTACAGGAAGGACTGGTGCACCAGGAAGCTGCCCCCATAGCAGGTCCGCAGGAACTCCAGGGGCGGgggccctcctggaggaggaagcggGTAGAGGGGGGGCTGGGTGGGCGCCCGCTGCCGGGGCTTCAGGTGCGCCCCCGCGGACCGCCTGCCCAGGGAGCCAAAGGGACCATGCCCCTCTCCTGATGGCCAGTGGGGGGAGGGTCTcgggatggaggaggggaggcCTGAGCCGGCTCTGACGTGTTACTCCCAGGCATACTTCTGCGTAGGGTTTGTTTGAAAATTGGATCTAGTATTTGAGTAACACAGGCACACTCCGTAAAATAAAATGGGACCAGAAGACACACCTGAGAGACACacaccctgcccccagccccttaAATCCCTGAACTCTTCAATCCTTTCCAGGTTAGGAGGCCTACGGCTTCAGGAACCAAGCCCACCTCCCAGTGACTGCTAATAAAACCTCTGCAAAAACAAAACGAAAGCCAACAAACAGACGAAGAATAAAACCTCTGCAAAGACTCCATCTAGCAGTGACTCAGCGACAACACACGCTGGACTAGGGCTGGCATTTCCCACCCATCAGTACCCAGTCCCCTTACAGCGAGGCCATCGCCTGTATTGTGAACCTGCAGAACTTCATCAAGCCTGCCCAGGCGCGTGAGGTGGGGCCGGACCTTGAACCCGGGCTACGAAGCTCACATCTCCCACCAGGCCCACCTCCCCAAACTTCAAAGGTTGCCAGCACTCCGTGGGGCCCACAAACCTCAGGTTTGTGCCTTAGGAAGCTCCAGGAGGACCTGGGCCGCCTGGCCCATGAGCACTGCTTCTACCCCCACGGGCTTAATGATTATTGGGAcgcctttatatttttaaaatcgtTTTTTGACTTTGAGCATGTTAAGAAGCCACAGAGGACCCAGGTGTGTCTTTGGGCAGAGGAAAGGGGAGTGGTTCCCGCCTGCTCAAGGGTAAGGCCAGGGTGGGGGGCACTCACTGCTCCCCAGCGTCGAGCGTTTCTTCGGGGGCAATCTCAGCAGTGCCAGGGCTCGGAGCCCCTCGTCCTCCTCGGGGATCAGGTAGCTCAGCATCGGGCCTGGGGTCGGATCTGGCTCCACGGGGCACAGCCACGGGCCTGCCCCCTCCAAGGGCTCCTCCACCAGGCTGCTGGGGCCCTGGGAACCCGCCAAGCCCTCGGGTAGGGCCGGGCCGAGCCGCTTCTGTCTCTGGCGCCgggctgccaggccctcctcgTCGGGCGGGTGGCAGTGGCCCCGCATGATTGTGGCCCGCGGGCCGCGGGTGATGGCCCGGCCCCGACAGCCCAGCTCAGTGTGCTCGCGGCACTTCCAGTACACCTTGTCCCCCACGGCCTTCTCCTGCTTGTACAGGAAGGACTCCAGCACCAGCAGGCGGCCCCCAAATGGGGTCCTCAGGAACTCCAGGGGCTGGGTGACTGCAGAAGACAAGATAGGGGGCAGGTGAGCTGACCCGGAGCAAGGCCTGCAGTCAGGGCCACGGACAGGAATACAGGGACTGGGGCGCCCAGGGACGCTTTCCTGCCCTCGTCGAACCAGCCTGGGATAAGGTCAGGGAGGCCCTGCTCAGAGCAGGGAAGGGATGGCCAAGGTCACCCTGCTGGAAAAACCCAAGTCTGAGCACAGGGGGCCACAAAGGTGGCCAGCTGGGGGCAGCTGGCTTGGAACTCACCAATGTTTGGCTTGCTGGGTTTCAGTGCCTGGGTCTGGGGCCTTGGCTGGACCACCCCACACTGTTCCTCTACTGGCAGGATCTGAGGAGTCCCGGCCAGGGTGTCAGGGTCAGCCATCTCCAGGGTGAGGACACAGTGCACTTCTTCGGGCTGGGTGTCCATTCCATCCCCACTCTCAGTGGAGGCCGCCAGGAGGACCAGTTCAGAGAACTCCATTGGCTTCGTGGGGGCTTCGAGGACAACATCTGTGCCCGGCTCAGGGGGCTCAGGGGAGGGCTCCTGGCCGGCCTTCACACTCTCGCCCTCCTGCTCGCTGGGCTCGGGCAGGGGCATTCTGGGACAGGCAGCTGGGCCCCCAGGCCACGCTCAGGTCTCAGTAGGATTTGTCCTCCACCTCCCTGcaaggaacctggtggtccaggggctctGTCCTAGGGGAGGAGGCAAAATCCCATCAGCggggacatccctggcagtccagtggttaagaccctgcacttctaatgcaggagtcataggttcgatccctggttggggaactaagatctcacatgggaaaaaaatatcCCATCAGTGGAGGGGCCCTTGGGCCAGGGTTCAGGAGGAATCTGGGCTGGAGGTCAGGGCAGGTGGGGCTACCCTGtgccccccacacccacccccaccttggGGAAGGACCGGAATGGAGCTGGAGAACCCGGGCCAGCATGTCTGCTGTCTTGGCAGCCTTGGGACCATCACCTCTCCC
This portion of the Bos indicus x Bos taurus breed Angus x Brahman F1 hybrid chromosome 25, Bos_hybrid_MaternalHap_v2.0, whole genome shotgun sequence genome encodes:
- the FLYWCH1 gene encoding FLYWCH-type zinc finger-containing protein 1 — translated: MPLPEPSEQEGESVKAGQEPSPEPPEPGTDVVLEAPTKPMEFSELVLLAASTESGDGMDTQPEEVHCVLTLEMADPDTLAGTPQILPVEEQCGVVQPRPQTQALKPSKPNIVTQPLEFLRTPFGGRLLVLESFLYKQEKAVGDKVYWKCREHTELGCRGRAITRGPRATIMRGHCHPPDEEGLAARRQRQKRLGPALPEGLAGSQGPSSLVEEPLEGAGPWLCPVEPDPTPGPMLSYLIPEEDEGLRALALLRLPPKKRSTLGSRGPPPLEFLRTCYGGSFLVHQSFLYKREKAVGDKVYWTCRDHTQHGCRSRAITQGRRVTVMRGHCHAPDLEGLKARRQQERAMAALRAQPGGPGGPEDKPLQGVDSLLYRRGPGPLTLTRPRPRKRLMANDEELPAEPQGEEDKDEDPGGPEFLRTPLGGSFLVYESFLYRREKAAGEKVYWTCRDQARMGCRSRAITQGRRVTVMRGHCHPPDLGGLEALRQREKRPGTAQRGSTGGPEFLRTPLGGSFLVYESFLYRREKAAGEKVYWTCRDQARMGCRSRAITQGPRVMVMRRHCHPPDLGGLEALRQREQLPSPAQREGSETPQPLEFLRTSLGGRFLVYESFLYRKEKAAGEKVYWMCRDQARKGCRSRAITQGPRVTVMRGHCHPPDLAGLEALRRREQLPSLAQQEDPEKVKLLPEVQLCLETCAPECQQSYGKVESTQLDNESQ